Within Myxococcales bacterium, the genomic segment TGCACCGGCGACGGATACTATCGCATCAAGCGGTTCGGTGTGGATGGGAGCCGTCAGGAGATCGACCTTGAGGTGCGAGAAGCGGATGAGGAGAGCCCCCTCGCACAGCAACGCCTGCGTCTAGCGCGCGTTGAGTTTTACGACGCGAGGGGCGAAACCGAATGGCGCGTCACTTACAAGGATTATAAGGTAATTCGCGGCCCTCATGAAACCCAAGGCGTCGCAATGCCATTTAGCGTGCGCTTGCAGGATCCGAAGCGAGGCGGCGATACTTTGGTGAGCTTTAAGGAAATAGCCATCAACATCGACGTGCCCGAGCAGGTTTTTGTGCAGTCACCACCGCCCGGCATGAGAGTGCGACCAGCGGTATGTCCGTGAGTCCAGGCCCTCTGTCACTGCTCGAAGTAAGCGATCTGGTGACAGAGTTTCACACGGATGAGGGGGTCATCCGTGCGGTGGACGGCGTATCGTTTCGTGTCCCCGAGCGTGGGATTTTAGGTATCGTGGGTGAAAGCGGATGCGGAAAAAGTGTGACCGCGCTCTCCATTCTCAGACTGATCGCCTGCCCCCCAGGGCGGATTGCCAATGGCCGTATATTGTTTAATGGGCTTGATCTGCTCACGCTGTCCGAGCGTCAGATGCGTAAGCTCCGCGGCAACCAGATAGCCATGATCTTCCAAGAACCCATGACATCGCTCAATCCCGTATACACGGTGGGACAGCAACTGATGGAGCCCATTCGATTGCATCAAAAACTCGGCAAGCGTGCGGCGTTAGCTCGCGCAAAGGATATGCTGG encodes:
- a CDS encoding DUF4292 domain-containing protein; amino-acid sequence: MRAHVRSLRAHANVDQFNRKGRIRGTVSMFVERPNRLRFDVMTQLGPAAVLSTHGTDFALVDLRRRLFTHGPVCPANIAALMGVAMTADQLSLLLLAQVPQIDANSARLACTGDGYYRIKRFGVDGSRQEIDLEVREADEESPLAQQRLRLARVEFYDARGETEWRVTYKDYKVIRGPHETQGVAMPFSVRLQDPKRGGDTLVSFKEIAINIDVPEQVFVQSPPPGMRVRPAVCP